CGCCGCACCATGAAGCTCAAGCGTCAGAGCGTGGATCTCCGGCGATTCCTGGGGACCGAGATTCCCCAGTCCCGCCTCAGCCCCGACCTTCGTCAGCGGGTGCGGCACGCCCTTGCGTCCAGCGGGGACCTCGCCGGCCTGACCGCGGAGGTCGCGCGGGAGCTGCTCACGCGCGACGTCTTCGAACGGGCGGGAGTGATCCGCCACGGGAACGAGACCGTGCCGGTCTATGCGCTGCCCGGTTCCCCCCGTGTGTACGACCTCCGGGCGCTCATGGGAAGGCCCGGCGAGCCCGCGGCGGCGTCGGAGACGGAGGTTCCGGCGCCGGGCGTGCCCGAGGAACCGCACGAGCCCGCCCCGGGGCGGCTCCCGGCGGACGAGCAACCGGCCCGAGTTCCGAACGTCGAGCCGGGGCGGCTCGGTGCCATCGACGCGATCCGCCGCACCTTCGAGCGCGATTGGGTCAGCTTCGGCCTGGAGTCGAGCCTGGAGGGGCTGCTGGACCTGCTCTCGGGCAATCTCGACGGAGTCGAACTCCGGGTGGTTCTCTGGAGTGATCGGCTGGGCGTGCCCCAGGGGCAGGGGCGTGCGTGGCGGGTGCTCGACGACGGACGCGCCCTCGACGAAGCCTTCCGCCGATCGCTCGAGTCCGCGGAGTCCGACGCGGTGACCTTCGAGGGACGGCAGTGGGTCCCGCTGCGGGTGAACGGTGACGTCGTGGGAGCAGTCGGCTCGTCTCGACCCCTCGCGGTCGAGACCCGGTCGATGGTCGCCCGGACCCTCGAAGCCCTTCTCATGGCGCACCGTCGCAGTCAGCAACGCGTGTACAGCGATCCCCTGACGGGCCTGCACAACCGTCGCTTCTTCGAGAACCAGCTCGGACTGGAGCTGGAGCGGTCGCTGCGCACCGGGCAGCCGTTGGCCCTGCTCTTCGTCGATCTCGACCACTTCAAGCGCGTGAACGACGAACGGGGCCACGAGGTGGGCGACCTGGTCCTCCAGCACGCCGCGCGACTCATGCTGCAGCACCTGCGCCGGATCGACCAGGTCTTCCGATGGGGGGGAGAGGAGTTCGCGCTCCTGCTCCCCGGAACCGGCCGGGACGACGCCATGCACACGGCCGACCGCCTGCGTGGAGTGATCGAACGGACACCCCTGATCCTGCCCGGCGACGGACGGGTGCCGCTGACGGTGAGCGTCGGCGTCGCGCTCGCCCCGGAGCATGCCCAGGGCGGTGAGCGCGCCCTGCTGAGGCACGCCGACCAGGCCCTGTACCGCGCCAAGGAGACCGGACGCAACCGCGTGTGCCTCTACGCCGAGGGTGAGGCCGGCGAGCACGCCGCCGGCTGATCCCCCGCCCGTCTCCCGACATCCTCGCCTCCCGGTGAGGAATCTCGGGCATGAGTCCACCGTGGCGTGCCCTCTTCGCCGCGCTGCTGACCTTCGCCGTGGCCGGCCCCGACCTTTCGACCGTCGAACGCTCGACCGCCGCGGTCGCCCTCTCGGCCTCGCTGGTCTGGGGTCGTCCGCGTCCCGGTCTCGTCCTGATCGCCGCCGCTGTGGGGCTGCTGGGCGCGGGCCGTCTCCACGCCACGATCGATCAGGCCGAGACCTGGGCGGGGACCGAGACCTCCGCCCTGATCCGCTTCGTCGAACGGATCGACGAAGGCTACTGGCGCGGCGATCTGGGTCATCCCAGCGCCGGTCGGGTCGCGGCTCGCGTGAGCCGCGTTCCCGAGGGCGTCGTGGTCGGCGAGGTGCGGCGGGCACGCGTGCGGGTGGCCCCGCTCCCGCACACCCGCAATCCCGACGATCGGCGCGCGCTCCGGGGACGGATCGGCACCGGCGTGCTCCTGCGCGCCCGGATCGACGACTGCGGGCCGCCGTTGATCGAGGGGACCGGGCCCGGTCTCCGCGAGCGGGTCCGGGGCGCGGCAGCCGGGCACTGGGAGCGAGCCTTCGGTCAGGGGGCGGCCCTGTGGCGCGCCCTGCTCCTGGCCGACCGTCGCGCTCTTCGCAGAGATGCCGTCGAACGCGTCCAGCAGCTGGGCTTCGCGCATCTGCTCGCTCTGAGCGGACTGCACGTCGGCGTGGTGCTGGGACTGGTCGTCCTGCCACTGCGCGGTCTCGGACGGCGGGGAATGCTGGTCGCGCTGCCCGCCCTCGGGCTCTGGGTCGTGGTCGCGGGTGCGGGGCCTTCGATGGTGCGAGCGGTGCTCATGGTGACCCTCGTGGTTCTGGGTGGCGTGCTGCGCGAGCGGGCGAAGGTCGACGAGGCGCTCGCCGTGGTGGGCCTGGTGGAGATCGCACTGCGTCCGCACGTGGTCTGCGGCGTGGGCTGGTGGTTGAGCTACGCGGCCACCCTCGCGATCCTGCGTTCCCTCCCGCTGCTGAAGGGCCGGCACCCGATCGTGGCGGGTCTCGGGGTCTCGATCTTCGCCCAGCTCGGAACCCTGCCGTGGATCCTCGACACCTTCGGACGCCTCCCGCTGTTCGCGCCCGTCCTCCTGCTGGCCGTCGGGCCCTTGTTCACGGCGGTCCTGGCCGTCGGCGGTGCGTGTGCCGTCCTGGCGCTGCTGCCCCTCCCGGTGGTCGCGCCCGTCGCGGCGGTCTGGGCGCACGCCTTCGGATGGGTGCTCGCCCGGGCCGGGACGACGGGGAACTGGGCGCTCGGACACCCCGGCTTCGACGATCACGCGTGGGCGCTGGCCCTGGTCGTCGTGGGTTGGTGGCTGCTGCCGCACCAGTGGCTGCGCGTCCGACGGGACCTGATCGCGAGCGGGGTGGTGCTGATCGGCGTGTACGCCGATCCCGGGGGCACGGCGGACCACACGTGGATCACCTTCGACGTCGGACAGGGCGATGCCCACGTCTACCGCTGTGACGAGCGCGTGGTGCTGATCGACACCGGTCCGAAGGGCTGGGGCTGGCACCCGATCGAACGATCCGTCCTTCCGTGGTTGGAGCGCCGGGGAATCGACGGCGTGACCGTGGTCCTCACGCACGCTCATCTCGATCACGTGGCCGGGACCCGGCGCCTGCTGCGCTCGGCCCGGGTCGACACGCTGGTGATGGCGGCGAGCGACCGCGGCCTGGAATGGAGTGACCGCTTCACGGCGCTGGCGGATTCCACCGGAGTGGCGGTGCAGTGGTCGGCGGCGGGCGAGGTCCTCTGGGACCGCGCGTGCTGCGAGGCGAACGTGCTCTGGCCCCCGGCCTCGCTCGCGGGCGAGGGCGCGAACGATCGGAGCCTGGTCCTCAGGATCGGGCCGCGCACGGCGCCGGTGCTCGCCACCGGCGACCTGGAGCGGTACGGCGAACGGGGCGTTCTCGATGCGCTGTCGCGTCGACCCGATCCGGACACGTGGATCCTGAAGGTCGCCCACCACGGAGGAGACACCGGAACCGATCCGGAACTGCTGCGGCGGATGCGACCACGGTGGGGCCTGGTCTCGTGCGGCTACGGGAACAACCACGGACATCCCCACCCGTCGGTCTCGGAACGACTCCGGGCCGCGGGGACGGAGGTCCTGCGGACCGACCTCGCCGGGGCGGTCGTGGTCGAATGGCGGTCCGGAGTACCTCGGGTCCGCCGGGCCGGCGGGGAACCTTGACGCTCCCCGGTGCGCGGCCTATCGTCCGCGTTCGCCGCCGGTGGAGGGAGATCGCCGTGTC
The sequence above is a segment of the Candidatus Krumholzibacteriia bacterium genome. Coding sequences within it:
- a CDS encoding ComEC/Rec2 family competence protein encodes the protein MSPPWRALFAALLTFAVAGPDLSTVERSTAAVALSASLVWGRPRPGLVLIAAAVGLLGAGRLHATIDQAETWAGTETSALIRFVERIDEGYWRGDLGHPSAGRVAARVSRVPEGVVVGEVRRARVRVAPLPHTRNPDDRRALRGRIGTGVLLRARIDDCGPPLIEGTGPGLRERVRGAAAGHWERAFGQGAALWRALLLADRRALRRDAVERVQQLGFAHLLALSGLHVGVVLGLVVLPLRGLGRRGMLVALPALGLWVVVAGAGPSMVRAVLMVTLVVLGGVLRERAKVDEALAVVGLVEIALRPHVVCGVGWWLSYAATLAILRSLPLLKGRHPIVAGLGVSIFAQLGTLPWILDTFGRLPLFAPVLLLAVGPLFTAVLAVGGACAVLALLPLPVVAPVAAVWAHAFGWVLARAGTTGNWALGHPGFDDHAWALALVVVGWWLLPHQWLRVRRDLIASGVVLIGVYADPGGTADHTWITFDVGQGDAHVYRCDERVVLIDTGPKGWGWHPIERSVLPWLERRGIDGVTVVLTHAHLDHVAGTRRLLRSARVDTLVMAASDRGLEWSDRFTALADSTGVAVQWSAAGEVLWDRACCEANVLWPPASLAGEGANDRSLVLRIGPRTAPVLATGDLERYGERGVLDALSRRPDPDTWILKVAHHGGDTGTDPELLRRMRPRWGLVSCGYGNNHGHPHPSVSERLRAAGTEVLRTDLAGAVVVEWRSGVPRVRRAGGEP
- a CDS encoding GGDEF domain-containing protein; the encoded protein is MKLKRQSVDLRRFLGTEIPQSRLSPDLRQRVRHALASSGDLAGLTAEVARELLTRDVFERAGVIRHGNETVPVYALPGSPRVYDLRALMGRPGEPAAASETEVPAPGVPEEPHEPAPGRLPADEQPARVPNVEPGRLGAIDAIRRTFERDWVSFGLESSLEGLLDLLSGNLDGVELRVVLWSDRLGVPQGQGRAWRVLDDGRALDEAFRRSLESAESDAVTFEGRQWVPLRVNGDVVGAVGSSRPLAVETRSMVARTLEALLMAHRRSQQRVYSDPLTGLHNRRFFENQLGLELERSLRTGQPLALLFVDLDHFKRVNDERGHEVGDLVLQHAARLMLQHLRRIDQVFRWGGEEFALLLPGTGRDDAMHTADRLRGVIERTPLILPGDGRVPLTVSVGVALAPEHAQGGERALLRHADQALYRAKETGRNRVCLYAEGEAGEHAAG